One window from the genome of Musa acuminata AAA Group cultivar baxijiao chromosome BXJ1-4, Cavendish_Baxijiao_AAA, whole genome shotgun sequence encodes:
- the LOC103974676 gene encoding metal transporter Nramp3, producing MEMSGSQPSQFITSNGTRGISRGSGTPLIDDIEMGQIIVPERKSWKNLFAYMGPGFLVSIAYIDPGNFETDLQAGAQFTYELLWIILLASCSALVIQSLAAKLGVVTGKHLAEHCRAEYPKIPNFILWVLAELAVVACDIPEVIGTAFALNMLFKIPVWCGVLLTGLSTLLLLLLQQYGIRKLEFFIAFLVLTMAGCFFAELGYAKPKSSEVLKGLFVPQLKGNGATGLAISLLGAMVMPHNLFLHSALVLSRKIPRSIHGIKEACRFYIIESAFALAVAFLINVSVISVSGAVCSSEGLNPEDQRNCSDLDLNKASFLLRNVLGNWSSKLFAIALLASGQSSTITGTYAGQYVMQGFLDLRITPWIRNLLTRSLAIVPSLIVALIGGSTAAGKLIIIASMILSFELPFALVPLLKFTSSKTKMGSHANSLMIAATTWIISSLIVIINTYYLVTGFINLLLHSGLHTVSIVFAGVFGFSGMLVYVAAILYLVFRTNRKSTQPLLHDDSQFGQTCESNNGIYDLPREDIASMQLPQGRSTSDLD from the exons ATGGAGATGAGTGGCTCTCAGCCGTCGCAGTTTATCACGAGCAATGGGACTCGTGGTATTTCTCGCGGTAGTGGAACTCCTCTGATTGACGATATTGAGATGGGGCAGATCATTGTCCCTGAG AGAAAAAGTTGGAAAAATTTGTTTGCATATATGGGCCCAGGGTTCCTTGTCTCCATTGCGTATATCGATCCTGGAAACT TTGAAACTGACTTGCAGGCAGGTGCACAGTTTACATATGAG TTACTCTGGATAATACTTTTAGCCTCCTGTTCTGCCTTGGTCATTCAATCGCTCGCAGCCAAACTAGGTGTTGTCACAG GAAAGCATTTAGCTGAGCATTGCAGAGCTGAATATCCAAAAATCCCCAACTTTATCTTGTGGGTTCTTGCTGAACTTGCAGTTGTTGCATGTGATATTCCTGAAG TTATTGGAACAGCTTTTGCTTTGAACATGCTCTTCAAGATCCCTGTATGGTGTGGTGTTCTTCTTACAGGTCTTAGTACATTGCTGCTGCTATTACTACAGCAGTATGGG ATTCGGAAACTTGAATTTTTTATAGCTTTTCTGGTGCTTACAATGGCTGGCTGTTTTTTTGCTGAACTTGGCTATGCAAAGCCAAAGTCTTCAGAAGTTCTCAAGGGACTTTTTGTTCCTCAACTTAAAGGAAATGGTGCTACTGGTCTTGCTATCTCTTTGCTTGGTGCCATGGTGATGCC GCACAACCTTTTCCTTCATTCAGCACTGGTGCTCTCTAGGAAAATACCACGCTCAATTCATGGAATTAAA GAAGCATGCAGGTTTTATATTATTGAAAGTGCATTCGCTCTTGCAGTGGCTTTTCTCATTAATGTATCTGTTATTTCTGTAAGTGGTGCTGTTTGTAGCTCGGAAGGTCTGAATCCTGAAGATCAGAGAAACTGCAGTGATCTTGACCTTAATAAAGCATCATTTTTGTTGAGA AATGTCCTTGGGAACTGGAGTTCCAAGTTATTTGCAATTGCCTTATTGGCATCTGGTCAAAGTTCTACAATTACAGGAACATATGCTGGACAATATGTCATGCAG GGGTTTCTTGATCTACGAATCACACCATGGATAAGGAACCTGTTGACTCGATCCTTGGCGATTGTGCCAAGTCTAATAGTTGCATTAATTGGTGGCTCCACAGCAGCTGGAAAGTTGATTATTATTGCCTCG ATGATTTTATCATTTGAGCTTCCTTTTGCTCTGGTTCCACTTCTCAAGTTTACCAGCAGTAAGACCAAGATGGGTTCACATGCCAATTCTCTCATG ATTGCAGCAACCACATGGATAATAAGCTCGCTGATCGTGATCATCAATACCTACTATCTCGTCACTGGCTTCATCAATTTACTTTTGCACAGCGGGTTGCATACCGTATCCATCGTATTTGCTGGAGTTTTTGGTTTCTCAGGCATGCTGGTATATGTAGCTGCGATTCTTTACTTGGTCTTCAGGACAAATAGGAAATCAACTCAACCATTACTACATGATGATTCTCAATTTGGACAAACCTGTGAAAGTAACAATGGCATCTATGATTTACCAAGAGAGGACATTGCAAGTATGCAACTTCCGCAGGGGAGATCTACATCGGATCTTGACTAA